Proteins encoded within one genomic window of Pongo pygmaeus isolate AG05252 chromosome 18, NHGRI_mPonPyg2-v2.0_pri, whole genome shotgun sequence:
- the VPS9D1 gene encoding VPS9 domain-containing protein 1 isoform X6, with product MAAAAGDGTVKPLQSAMKLANGAIELDTGNRPREAYTEYLRSIHYISQVLLEEVETTKEAGETVPPDTSKMLKLAQQCLERAQSTAAKLGKTRLKPTMPAAAPIPQPAGRHRRVCSDEGGKLSPFLPPEIFQKLQGAESQSCKKELTPLEEASLQNQKLKAAYEARMARLDPSQAMQKTSLTLSLQRQMMENLVIAKAREETLQRKMEERRLRLQEAANRRFCSQVALTPEEREQRALYAAILEYEQDHDWPKHWKAKLKRNPGDLSLVTSLVSHLLSLPDHPIAQLLRRLQCSVYSALYPAVSRTATPAPGCCPPTANPGSRRLRPSQSLHCMLSPPESSAAPRPQDSPPTPPLQPGPVGSPSPLGDAASGLPDKDSSFEDLEQFLGTSERQGRDRGVQPEPQLQQLKSAVEEIHNAIDRLLSLTLLAFEGLNTAASKDRCLACIEEPFFSPLWPLLLALYRSVHRAREAALSRSMELYRNAPPTAIGIPTKLLPQNPEAKGATGYPYCAAAQELGLLVLESCPQKKLECIVRTLRIICVCAEDYCPTPEATPQAGPQPIAAAAMYLIGEEGYCLTSLQSALSYVELLPRGGLAK from the exons ATGGCCGCTGCGGCCGGGGACGGCACAGTGAAGCCGCTGCAGAGCGCCATGAAGCTCGCCAATGGGGCCATCGAGCTGGACACCGGCAACCGGCCCCGG GAGGCATACACGGAATACCTGAGGAGCATCCACTATATCTCCCAGGTGTTACTAGAAGAAGTGGAAACCACTAAAG AAGCTGGAGAAACTGTGCCCCCCGACACCTCCAAGATGCTGAAGTTAGCACAGCAGTGTCTGGAGAGGGCCCAGTCGACGGCCGCCAAGCTTG GGAAAACACGCCTGAAGCCAACCATGCCTGCAGCTGCTCCCATCCCCCAGCCTGCCGGCCGACACCGCCGTGTATGCTCCGACGAAGGAGGAAAGCTCTCTCCTTTTCTGCCACCCGAGATCTTCCAGAAGCTTCAGGGGGCAGAGTCACAAAGCTGTAAGAA AGAGCTGACGCCACTGGAGGAGGCCTCCCTGCAGAATCAGAAGCTGAAGGCTGCGTATGAGGCCCGAATGGCCCGGCTAGACCCCAGCCAGGCCATGCAGAAGACATCCCTG acCCTCTCTCTACAGCGGCAGATGATGGAGAACCTAGTGATTGCCAAAGCCCGGGAGGAGACA CTCCAGAGAAAGATGGAGGAGCGCCGGCTGCGGCTCCAGGAGGCCGCCAACAG GAGGTTTTGCAGCCAAGTCGCGCTGACCCCGGAGGAACGGGAGCAGCGGGCCCTTTACGCCGCCATCTTGGAGTACGAACAGGACCAT GACTGGCCGAAGCACTGGAAGGCCAAGCTCAAGAGGAATCCGGGGGACCTGTCACtcgtgaccagcctggtctcacACCTGCTCAG CCTTCCCGACCACCCGATCGCGCAGCTCCTGAGGCGGCTGCAGTGCTCCGTGTACAGCGCCTTGTATCCCGCTGTAAGCAGAACAGCCACGCCAGCCCCAGGCTGCTGCCCCCCGACCGCCAACCCCGGAAGCCGACGGCTGCGGCCCTCGCAGAGCCTCCATTGCATGCTGTCCCCGCCCGAGTCCAGCGCAGCCCCGCGGCCCCAGGACAgtccccccacacccccactcCAACCCGGCCCCGTGGGGTCTCCCTCACCCCTGGGGGACGCCGCATCTGGACTGCCAGACAAGGACAGCTCGTTCGAGGACCTGGAGCAGTTCCTGGGGACATCTGAGCGGCAGGGCCGGGACCGTGGGGTACAGCCGGAGCCCCAGCTGCAGCAGCTGAAGAGCGCTGTGGAGGAGATCCACAACGCCATAG ACAGGCTGCTCTCGCTGACCCTTCTGGCCTTCGAAGGCCTAAACACAGCTGCCTCCAAGGACCGCTGCCTGGCCTGTATTGAGGAGCCCTTTTTCTCCCCTCTGTGGCCTCTGCTGCTGGCCTTGTACAG GAGCGTGCACCGAGCCCGGGAGGCTGCCCTGAGCAGGAGCATGGAGCTCTACAGGAATGCACCCCCCACTGCCATTGGCATCCCCACCAAGCTCCTCCCCCAGAACCCTGAGGCCAAGGGGGCCACTGGCTACCCGTACTGCGCAGCGGCCCAGGAGCTCGGACTGCTGGTTCTGGAGAGCTGTCCCCAGAAGAAGCTGGAGTGCATAG TGCGGACCCTACGGATCATCTGTGTCTGTGCGGAAGACTACTGCCCCACCCCGGAGGCCACACCCCAGGCCGGGCCCCAGCCCATCGCTGCAGCTGCCAT GTACCTAATCGGAGAGGAAGGCTACTGCCTGACATCACTGCAGAGTGCCCTGAGCTACGTGGAGCTCCTGCCCCGGGGAGGCCTGGCCAAGTAG
- the VPS9D1 gene encoding VPS9 domain-containing protein 1 isoform X3: MAAAAGDGTVKPLQSAMKLANGAIELDTGNRPREAYTEYLRSIHYISQVLLEEVETTKEAGETVPPDTSKMLKLAQQCLERAQSTAAKLGKTRLKPTMPAAAPIPQPAGRHRRVCSDEGGKLSPFLPPEIFQKLQGAESQSCKKELTPLEEASLQNQKLKAAYEARMARLDPSQAMQKTSLTLSLQRQMMENLVIAKAREETLQRKMEERRLRLQEAANRRFCSQVALTPEEREQRALYAAILEYEQDHDWPKHWKAKLKRNPGDLSLVTSLVSHLLSLPDHPIAQLLRRLQCSVYSALYPAVSRTATPAPGCCPPTANPGSRRLRPSQSLHCMLSPPESSAAPRPQDSPPTPPLQPGPVGSPSPLGDAASGLPDKDSSFEDLEQFLGTSERQGRDRGVQPEPQLQQLKSAVEEIHNAIDRLLSLTLLAFEGLNTAASKDRCLACIEEPFFSPLWPLLLALYRSVHRAREAALSRSMELYRNAPPTAIGIPTKLLPQNPEAKGATGYPYCAAAQELGLLVLESCPQKKLECIVRTLRIICVCAEDYCPTPEATPQAGPQPIAAAAIGADDLLPILSFVVLRSGLPQLVSECAALEEFIHEGYLIGEEGYCLTSLQSALSYVELLPRGGLAK; the protein is encoded by the exons ATGGCCGCTGCGGCCGGGGACGGCACAGTGAAGCCGCTGCAGAGCGCCATGAAGCTCGCCAATGGGGCCATCGAGCTGGACACCGGCAACCGGCCCCGG GAGGCATACACGGAATACCTGAGGAGCATCCACTATATCTCCCAGGTGTTACTAGAAGAAGTGGAAACCACTAAAG AAGCTGGAGAAACTGTGCCCCCCGACACCTCCAAGATGCTGAAGTTAGCACAGCAGTGTCTGGAGAGGGCCCAGTCGACGGCCGCCAAGCTTG GGAAAACACGCCTGAAGCCAACCATGCCTGCAGCTGCTCCCATCCCCCAGCCTGCCGGCCGACACCGCCGTGTATGCTCCGACGAAGGAGGAAAGCTCTCTCCTTTTCTGCCACCCGAGATCTTCCAGAAGCTTCAGGGGGCAGAGTCACAAAGCTGTAAGAA AGAGCTGACGCCACTGGAGGAGGCCTCCCTGCAGAATCAGAAGCTGAAGGCTGCGTATGAGGCCCGAATGGCCCGGCTAGACCCCAGCCAGGCCATGCAGAAGACATCCCTG acCCTCTCTCTACAGCGGCAGATGATGGAGAACCTAGTGATTGCCAAAGCCCGGGAGGAGACA CTCCAGAGAAAGATGGAGGAGCGCCGGCTGCGGCTCCAGGAGGCCGCCAACAG GAGGTTTTGCAGCCAAGTCGCGCTGACCCCGGAGGAACGGGAGCAGCGGGCCCTTTACGCCGCCATCTTGGAGTACGAACAGGACCAT GACTGGCCGAAGCACTGGAAGGCCAAGCTCAAGAGGAATCCGGGGGACCTGTCACtcgtgaccagcctggtctcacACCTGCTCAG CCTTCCCGACCACCCGATCGCGCAGCTCCTGAGGCGGCTGCAGTGCTCCGTGTACAGCGCCTTGTATCCCGCTGTAAGCAGAACAGCCACGCCAGCCCCAGGCTGCTGCCCCCCGACCGCCAACCCCGGAAGCCGACGGCTGCGGCCCTCGCAGAGCCTCCATTGCATGCTGTCCCCGCCCGAGTCCAGCGCAGCCCCGCGGCCCCAGGACAgtccccccacacccccactcCAACCCGGCCCCGTGGGGTCTCCCTCACCCCTGGGGGACGCCGCATCTGGACTGCCAGACAAGGACAGCTCGTTCGAGGACCTGGAGCAGTTCCTGGGGACATCTGAGCGGCAGGGCCGGGACCGTGGGGTACAGCCGGAGCCCCAGCTGCAGCAGCTGAAGAGCGCTGTGGAGGAGATCCACAACGCCATAG ACAGGCTGCTCTCGCTGACCCTTCTGGCCTTCGAAGGCCTAAACACAGCTGCCTCCAAGGACCGCTGCCTGGCCTGTATTGAGGAGCCCTTTTTCTCCCCTCTGTGGCCTCTGCTGCTGGCCTTGTACAG GAGCGTGCACCGAGCCCGGGAGGCTGCCCTGAGCAGGAGCATGGAGCTCTACAGGAATGCACCCCCCACTGCCATTGGCATCCCCACCAAGCTCCTCCCCCAGAACCCTGAGGCCAAGGGGGCCACTGGCTACCCGTACTGCGCAGCGGCCCAGGAGCTCGGACTGCTGGTTCTGGAGAGCTGTCCCCAGAAGAAGCTGGAGTGCATAG TGCGGACCCTACGGATCATCTGTGTCTGTGCGGAAGACTACTGCCCCACCCCGGAGGCCACACCCCAGGCCGGGCCCCAGCCCATCGCTGCAGCTGCCAT TGGTGCCGATGACCTGCTGCCCATCCTGTCCTTCGTGGTGCTGAGGAGCGGCCTCCCTCAGCTGGTGTCGGAATGCGCGGCCCTGGAGGAGTTCATCCACGAGGG GTACCTAATCGGAGAGGAAGGCTACTGCCTGACATCACTGCAGAGTGCCCTGAGCTACGTGGAGCTCCTGCCCCGGGGAGGCCTGGCCAAGTAG
- the VPS9D1 gene encoding VPS9 domain-containing protein 1 isoform X2: protein MAAAAGDGTVKPLQSAMKLANGAIELDTGNRPREAYTEYLRSIHYISQVLLEEVETTKEAGETVPPDTSKMLKLAQQCLERAQSTAAKLGKTRLKPTMPAAAPIPQPAGRHRRVCSDEGGKLSPFLPPEIFQKLQGAESQSCKKELTPLEEASLQNQKLKAAYEARMARLDPSQAMQKTSLTLSLQRQMMENLVIAKAREETLQRKMEERRLRLQEAANRRFCSQVALTPEEREQRALYAAILEYEQDHDWPKHWKAKLKRNPGDLSLVTSLVSHLLSLPDHPIAQLLRRLQCSVYSALYPAVSRTATPAPGCCPPTANPGSRRLRPSQSLHCMLSPPESSAAPRPQDSPPTPPLQPGPVGSPSPLGDAASGLPDKDSSFEDLEQFLGTSERQGRDRGVQPEPQLQQLKSAVEEIHNAIADRLLSLTLLAFEGLNTAASKDRCLACIEEPFFSPLWPLLLALYRSVHRAREAALSRSMELYRNAPPTAIGIPTKLLPQNPEAKGATGYPYCAAAQELGLLVLESCPQKKLECIVRTLRIICVCAEDYCPTPEATPQAGPQPIAAAAIGADDLLPILSFVVLRSGLPQLVSECAALEEFIHEGYLIGEEGYCLTSLQSALSYVELLPRGGLAK, encoded by the exons ATGGCCGCTGCGGCCGGGGACGGCACAGTGAAGCCGCTGCAGAGCGCCATGAAGCTCGCCAATGGGGCCATCGAGCTGGACACCGGCAACCGGCCCCGG GAGGCATACACGGAATACCTGAGGAGCATCCACTATATCTCCCAGGTGTTACTAGAAGAAGTGGAAACCACTAAAG AAGCTGGAGAAACTGTGCCCCCCGACACCTCCAAGATGCTGAAGTTAGCACAGCAGTGTCTGGAGAGGGCCCAGTCGACGGCCGCCAAGCTTG GGAAAACACGCCTGAAGCCAACCATGCCTGCAGCTGCTCCCATCCCCCAGCCTGCCGGCCGACACCGCCGTGTATGCTCCGACGAAGGAGGAAAGCTCTCTCCTTTTCTGCCACCCGAGATCTTCCAGAAGCTTCAGGGGGCAGAGTCACAAAGCTGTAAGAA AGAGCTGACGCCACTGGAGGAGGCCTCCCTGCAGAATCAGAAGCTGAAGGCTGCGTATGAGGCCCGAATGGCCCGGCTAGACCCCAGCCAGGCCATGCAGAAGACATCCCTG acCCTCTCTCTACAGCGGCAGATGATGGAGAACCTAGTGATTGCCAAAGCCCGGGAGGAGACA CTCCAGAGAAAGATGGAGGAGCGCCGGCTGCGGCTCCAGGAGGCCGCCAACAG GAGGTTTTGCAGCCAAGTCGCGCTGACCCCGGAGGAACGGGAGCAGCGGGCCCTTTACGCCGCCATCTTGGAGTACGAACAGGACCAT GACTGGCCGAAGCACTGGAAGGCCAAGCTCAAGAGGAATCCGGGGGACCTGTCACtcgtgaccagcctggtctcacACCTGCTCAG CCTTCCCGACCACCCGATCGCGCAGCTCCTGAGGCGGCTGCAGTGCTCCGTGTACAGCGCCTTGTATCCCGCTGTAAGCAGAACAGCCACGCCAGCCCCAGGCTGCTGCCCCCCGACCGCCAACCCCGGAAGCCGACGGCTGCGGCCCTCGCAGAGCCTCCATTGCATGCTGTCCCCGCCCGAGTCCAGCGCAGCCCCGCGGCCCCAGGACAgtccccccacacccccactcCAACCCGGCCCCGTGGGGTCTCCCTCACCCCTGGGGGACGCCGCATCTGGACTGCCAGACAAGGACAGCTCGTTCGAGGACCTGGAGCAGTTCCTGGGGACATCTGAGCGGCAGGGCCGGGACCGTGGGGTACAGCCGGAGCCCCAGCTGCAGCAGCTGAAGAGCGCTGTGGAGGAGATCCACAACGCCATAG CAGACAGGCTGCTCTCGCTGACCCTTCTGGCCTTCGAAGGCCTAAACACAGCTGCCTCCAAGGACCGCTGCCTGGCCTGTATTGAGGAGCCCTTTTTCTCCCCTCTGTGGCCTCTGCTGCTGGCCTTGTACAG GAGCGTGCACCGAGCCCGGGAGGCTGCCCTGAGCAGGAGCATGGAGCTCTACAGGAATGCACCCCCCACTGCCATTGGCATCCCCACCAAGCTCCTCCCCCAGAACCCTGAGGCCAAGGGGGCCACTGGCTACCCGTACTGCGCAGCGGCCCAGGAGCTCGGACTGCTGGTTCTGGAGAGCTGTCCCCAGAAGAAGCTGGAGTGCATAG TGCGGACCCTACGGATCATCTGTGTCTGTGCGGAAGACTACTGCCCCACCCCGGAGGCCACACCCCAGGCCGGGCCCCAGCCCATCGCTGCAGCTGCCAT TGGTGCCGATGACCTGCTGCCCATCCTGTCCTTCGTGGTGCTGAGGAGCGGCCTCCCTCAGCTGGTGTCGGAATGCGCGGCCCTGGAGGAGTTCATCCACGAGGG GTACCTAATCGGAGAGGAAGGCTACTGCCTGACATCACTGCAGAGTGCCCTGAGCTACGTGGAGCTCCTGCCCCGGGGAGGCCTGGCCAAGTAG
- the VPS9D1 gene encoding VPS9 domain-containing protein 1 isoform X5, with protein MAAAAGDGTVKPLQSAMKLANGAIELDTGNRPREAYTEYLRSIHYISQVLLEEVETTKEAGETVPPDTSKMLKLAQQCLERAQSTAAKLGKTRLKPTMPAAAPIPQPAGRHRRVCSDEGGKLSPFLPPEIFQKLQGAESQSCKKELTPLEEASLQNQKLKAAYEARMARLDPSQAMQKTSLTLSLQRQMMENLVIAKAREETLQRKMEERRLRLQEAANRRFCSQVALTPEEREQRALYAAILEYEQDHDWPKHWKAKLKRNPGDLSLVTSLVSHLLSLPDHPIAQLLRRLQCSVYSALYPAVSRTATPAPGCCPPTANPGSRRLRPSQSLHCMLSPPESSAAPRPQDSPPTPPLQPGPVGSPSPLGDAASGLPDKDSSFEDLEQFLGTSERQGRDRGVQPEPQLQQLKSAVEEIHNAIADRLLSLTLLAFEGLNTAASKDRCLACIEEPFFSPLWPLLLALYRSVHRAREAALSRSMELYRNAPPTAIGIPTKLLPQNPEAKGATGYPYCAAAQELGLLVLESCPQKKLECIVRTLRIICVCAEDYCPTPEATPQAGPQPIAAAAMYLIGEEGYCLTSLQSALSYVELLPRGGLAK; from the exons ATGGCCGCTGCGGCCGGGGACGGCACAGTGAAGCCGCTGCAGAGCGCCATGAAGCTCGCCAATGGGGCCATCGAGCTGGACACCGGCAACCGGCCCCGG GAGGCATACACGGAATACCTGAGGAGCATCCACTATATCTCCCAGGTGTTACTAGAAGAAGTGGAAACCACTAAAG AAGCTGGAGAAACTGTGCCCCCCGACACCTCCAAGATGCTGAAGTTAGCACAGCAGTGTCTGGAGAGGGCCCAGTCGACGGCCGCCAAGCTTG GGAAAACACGCCTGAAGCCAACCATGCCTGCAGCTGCTCCCATCCCCCAGCCTGCCGGCCGACACCGCCGTGTATGCTCCGACGAAGGAGGAAAGCTCTCTCCTTTTCTGCCACCCGAGATCTTCCAGAAGCTTCAGGGGGCAGAGTCACAAAGCTGTAAGAA AGAGCTGACGCCACTGGAGGAGGCCTCCCTGCAGAATCAGAAGCTGAAGGCTGCGTATGAGGCCCGAATGGCCCGGCTAGACCCCAGCCAGGCCATGCAGAAGACATCCCTG acCCTCTCTCTACAGCGGCAGATGATGGAGAACCTAGTGATTGCCAAAGCCCGGGAGGAGACA CTCCAGAGAAAGATGGAGGAGCGCCGGCTGCGGCTCCAGGAGGCCGCCAACAG GAGGTTTTGCAGCCAAGTCGCGCTGACCCCGGAGGAACGGGAGCAGCGGGCCCTTTACGCCGCCATCTTGGAGTACGAACAGGACCAT GACTGGCCGAAGCACTGGAAGGCCAAGCTCAAGAGGAATCCGGGGGACCTGTCACtcgtgaccagcctggtctcacACCTGCTCAG CCTTCCCGACCACCCGATCGCGCAGCTCCTGAGGCGGCTGCAGTGCTCCGTGTACAGCGCCTTGTATCCCGCTGTAAGCAGAACAGCCACGCCAGCCCCAGGCTGCTGCCCCCCGACCGCCAACCCCGGAAGCCGACGGCTGCGGCCCTCGCAGAGCCTCCATTGCATGCTGTCCCCGCCCGAGTCCAGCGCAGCCCCGCGGCCCCAGGACAgtccccccacacccccactcCAACCCGGCCCCGTGGGGTCTCCCTCACCCCTGGGGGACGCCGCATCTGGACTGCCAGACAAGGACAGCTCGTTCGAGGACCTGGAGCAGTTCCTGGGGACATCTGAGCGGCAGGGCCGGGACCGTGGGGTACAGCCGGAGCCCCAGCTGCAGCAGCTGAAGAGCGCTGTGGAGGAGATCCACAACGCCATAG CAGACAGGCTGCTCTCGCTGACCCTTCTGGCCTTCGAAGGCCTAAACACAGCTGCCTCCAAGGACCGCTGCCTGGCCTGTATTGAGGAGCCCTTTTTCTCCCCTCTGTGGCCTCTGCTGCTGGCCTTGTACAG GAGCGTGCACCGAGCCCGGGAGGCTGCCCTGAGCAGGAGCATGGAGCTCTACAGGAATGCACCCCCCACTGCCATTGGCATCCCCACCAAGCTCCTCCCCCAGAACCCTGAGGCCAAGGGGGCCACTGGCTACCCGTACTGCGCAGCGGCCCAGGAGCTCGGACTGCTGGTTCTGGAGAGCTGTCCCCAGAAGAAGCTGGAGTGCATAG TGCGGACCCTACGGATCATCTGTGTCTGTGCGGAAGACTACTGCCCCACCCCGGAGGCCACACCCCAGGCCGGGCCCCAGCCCATCGCTGCAGCTGCCAT GTACCTAATCGGAGAGGAAGGCTACTGCCTGACATCACTGCAGAGTGCCCTGAGCTACGTGGAGCTCCTGCCCCGGGGAGGCCTGGCCAAGTAG